A DNA window from Gigantopelta aegis isolate Gae_Host chromosome 4, Gae_host_genome, whole genome shotgun sequence contains the following coding sequences:
- the LOC121370459 gene encoding EH domain-containing protein 3-like, with protein sequence MLRWLSNDDRHKEPEVYDNVVEGLKRIYKSKLLPLEEHYRFHDFHSPPLDDPDFDAKPMILLIGQYSTGKTTFIRYLLEQDFPGMRIGPEPTTDRFIAVMYGDQEGMVPGNALVVDTKKQFRPLSKFGNAYLNRFQCSLQNNSVLRSMTIIDTPGILSGEKQRVDRGYDFAGVLEWFAERVDRIILLFDAHKLDISDEFRRAIDAIKGYDDKIRIVLNKADMIDHQQLMRVYGALMWSLGKVLNTPEVARVFIGSFWDQPLQFDMNRRLFELEETDLFKDLQSLPRNAALRKLNDLIKRARLAKVHAYIISSLKKEMPSMFGKDSKKKDLINNLNNTFTSLQQEHQISPGDFPNLKRMQDQLQHHDFTKFHAMKPKLIETVDKMLSDDIARLMQLIPHEEAENIKNTVVKGGAFEGYNESPFGIGKGEGVDKGRGEHEWVVAQEKYEYDDSFEKLNPVNGKITGAAAKGEMVKSKLPNSVLSKVWKLADVDKDGMLDAEEWALANHLIKIKLDGHDLPADLPEHLIPPSKKDCVN encoded by the exons ATGTTACGGTGGTTATCTAACGATGACCGTCACAAGGAGCCGGAGGTGTACGACAATGTCGTGGAAGGACTGAAGAGGATATATAAATCAAAGTTGTTGCCGCTAGAGGAACACTACAGATTTCACGACTTTCACTCCCCGCCCCTTGATGATCCAGATTTTGATGCAAAACCGATGATTTTGTTGATAGGACAATATTCAACGGGTAAAACGACTTTTATAAGATATTTATTAGAGCAGGATTTTCCTGGAATGAGAATAGGGCCAGAGCCGACCACTGACCGGTTTATAGCGGTTATGTATGGGGATCAGGAAGGAATGGTCCCAGGAAATGCTTTGGTTGTTGACACCAAAAAACAGTTCAGACCATTATCAAAATTCGGTAATGCATATTTAAACCGATTCCAATGCTCCTTACAGAATAACTCAGTTTTGAGAAGCATGACAATAATAGACACACCAGGAATTTTGTCTGGAGAAAAACAAAGGGTAGACCGAGGCTATGATTTTGCAGGTGTTTTAGAATGGTTTGCTGAACGAGTCGATAGGATTATTTTGCTTTTCGATGCTCACAAACTTGACATATCAGATGAGTTCCGCAGAGCAATTGATGCAATCAAGGGATATGATGACAAAATTAGAATTGTTCTAAATAAGGCAGACATGATAGACCACCAGCAGTTGATGAGAGTTTATGGAGCTTTGATGTGGTCATTGGGAAAAGTCTTAAATACACCTGAAGTTGCCCGAGTTTTTATTGGTTCCTTCTGGGATCAGCCACTGCAGTTTGATATGAATAGAAGACTTTTTGAATTGGAAGAAACTGATTTATTCAAAGATTTGCAAAGTCTTCCTAGAAATGCAGCACTACGGAAATTAAATGACCTTATTAAACGAGCTCGTCTAGCTaag GTCCATGCCTACATCATCAGCAGTCTGAAGAAGGAGATGCCGTCGATGTTTGGCAAGGACAGCAAGAAGAAGGACCTGATCAACAACCTGAACAACACGTTCACTTCACTGCAGCAGGAGCACCAGATCTCGCCGGGCGACTTCCCCAACCTGAAACGCATGCAGGACCAGCTGCAGCACCACGACTTCACCAAGTTCCATGCCATGAAGCCCAAGCTGATCGAAACCGTCGACAAGATGCTGTCCGACGACATCGCTAGACTCATGCAGTTGATCCCCCATGAGGAGGCCGAGAACATAAAGAATACCGTCGTCAAGGGAGGTGCCTTCGAGGGCTACAACGAGAGCCCGTTTGGGATTGGGAAGGGAGAGGGAGTTGACAAAGGTCGCGGGGAGCACGAGTGGGTCGTCGCGCAGGAGAAGTACGAGTACGATGATTCGTTCGAGAAGCTGAATCCTGTGAACGGGAAGATCACGGGAGCCGCGGCCAAGGGCGAGATGGTGAAGTCGAAGCTGCCCAACTCAGTCCTCAGCAAAGTGTGGAAGCTGGCTGACGTCGACAAAGATGGGATGCTCGATGCCGAGGAGTGGGCGCTAGCCAACCATTTGATAAAGATCAAACTCGACGGCCATGACCTTCCAGCTGATTTACCAGAACATTTGATTCCACCATCTAAGAAGGACTGTGTAAACTGA